In Corylus avellana chromosome ca2, CavTom2PMs-1.0, the following proteins share a genomic window:
- the LOC132169225 gene encoding disease resistance protein RPM1-like has translation MTEIVVAFVVNKLVQLIVHESNWLNGVHLEVVDIKDERESIQCFLKDVDKGDLQDGVKIFRSQETMAEIAVTLLIDNDELESINCFLKDVDARAKKGGDLQDGMKVWVKQVREAAFHIEDVLDEYILHVAQHRHQHGFVAFLHKIGWLLKKLKPHHDIAIKIQDIKTSVHKIKERSERYIINSSEQGSCGGATNATWHDPRVGSLFIEEGEVVGIESTRDELVSWLLGGATRRSVISVVGMGGIGKTTLAKKVYENDSVKGNFDCRVWITVSQSYNMQKILMAMTKQIHQAKKLAQGEIDMMDEITLISQLRQYFEQKKYVVAFDDVWKLQFWEIVKHALPCNNRGSRILITTRSDRVGACCKESSSDQVHKLQPLSQEKAWELFCRKAFQCEFQRRCPRELVRLSLDIVRKCEGLPLAIVALGGLLSTKEKVPLEWQKLYDGLSSELESNPHLTSITKILSQLSRSALLPFFKSCFLYFGLFPEDYSITDSRLFRLWIAEGFIKGNKGKQLEEVAEEYLMELLHRNLVQVSFEELDYQADDSSFNGKSRVYQSMMLEKMSFLVNLFKKFKLLKVLDFEDAPIDYLPEEVGNLFLLKHLSLRNTKVKMLPKSMGRLQNLQKLNLIETSVHELPIEIFRLHKLRHLLAHYYDFEIESSLYSIKGVKIHEGVGCLKDLQSLTLVEANHHGLGLIKELGKLRQLRMLGISNIPAEHGRALCASIKSMDHLKILALSSISEDGILNLQSISSPPQFLEHIILRGRLEELPNWIPNQGYDGEELHFEEGGFRKLKKLTLKKLDRLKMVKIDKGALPLLEQLDIGPCPKLKEVPSGIQHLENLKTLDFSEVPQNFVLCMQPDGGKDYWIVIRYLPSVSGIGLKENDIKYTSLVTQICWSVCKGESWRTNCHAVSLKDKV, from the exons ATTTCGAAGCCAGGAAACAATGGCAGAGATAGCTGTGACCCTCCTCATTGACAA TGATGAACTGGAGAGCATCAACTGTTTCCTGAAAGATGTCGATGCACGGGCCAAGAAAGGAGGAGACCTCCAAGATGGCATGAAAGTGTGGGTGAAGCAAGTGAGGGAGGCAGCCTTTCATATTGAAGATGTTCTAGACGAATACATTCTTCATGTAGCACAGCATCGTCATCAGCATGGCTTTGTTGCTTTCCTCCACAAAATTGGTTGGTTGCTGAAAAAACTAAAACCACATCATGATATAGCCATCAAGATTCAAGATATCAAAACATCAGTTCATAAAATCAAGGAACGAAGCGAAAGATATATCATAAATTCCTCAGAGCAAGGATCGTGTGGTGGAGCGACAAATGCCACATGGCATGACCCTCGAGTGGGTTCCCTTTTCATTGAAGAAGGTGAAGTTGTGGGTATTGAATCTACAAGGGATGAACTTGTAAGCTGGCTGCTAGGGGGAGCAACTAGGCGCTCAGTGATTTCAGTGGTAGGCATGGGCGGGATTGGTAAGACTACTCTTGCTAAGAAAGTATACGAGAATGACTCAGTGAAGGGAAACTTTGACTGCCGAGTTTGGATCACTGTGTCTCAATCATACAACATGCAGAAGATACTCATGGCCATGACAAAGCAAATCCACCAGGCAAAAAAATTGGCTCAAGGGGAAATAGACATGATGGACGAAATCACACTAATTAGCCAGCTGAGGCAATATTTTGAGCAAAAGAAGTATGTTGTGGCTTTTGATGATGTCTGGAAGTTACAGTTTTGGGAAATTGTGAAACATGCTTTACCATGCAATAACAGAGGCAGCAGGATACTAATCACAACCCGCAGTGATCGTGTTGGTGCTTGTTGTAAAGAATCTTCATCTGATCAGGTACACAAGCTGCAACCTCTATCTCAGGAAAAGGCTTGGGAATTGTTTTGCAGAAAGGCATTTCAATGTGAGTTTCAGAGGCGTTGTCCCAGGGAGTTGGTGAGATTGTCGTTGGACATTGTCAGAAAATGTGAGGGCTTGCCACTTGCAATTGTTGCCTTAGGTGGTCTTCTGTCAACAAAGGAGAAGGTTCCATTAGAATGGCAAAAGTTGTATGATGGTCTCAGTTCTGAGCTGGAAAGTAATCCCCACCTTACAAGTATTACAAAAATTCTCTCTCAGTTATCACGATCTGCCTTACTACCTTTTTTTAAGTCTTGCTTCTTGTACTTTGGTCTTTTTCCGGAGGACTATTCAATTACTGATTCAAGATTGTTTCGGTTATGGATAGCTGAGGGCTTCATAAAAGGAAACAAGGGCAAACAATTAGAAGAGGTTGCAGAAGAATACTTAATGGAACTCCTCCACAGAAACTTGGTTCAAGTTTCATTCGAAGAGCTTGATTATCAG GCAGATGACTCAAGTTTCAATGGGAAAAGCCGTGTCTATCAATCCATGATGCTAGAGAAAAT GTCTTTCCTTGTCAACTTGTTTAAAAAGTTCAAGCTTTTAAAAGTGTTGGATTTTGAAGATGCTCCCATTGATTATCTTCCTGAAGAAGTGGGGAATTTGTTCCTCTTGAAACACTTAAGTCTGAGGAATACAAAAGTGAAGATGCTTCCTAAGTCGATGGGTAGGCTACAGAACCTACAGAAATTAAATCTCATTGAGACCTCAGTGCATGAGCTACCAATTGAGATATTTAGGCTTCATAAGTTGAGACATCTTTTGGCACACTATTATGACTTTGAAATTGAAAGTAGTTTGTATTCAATTAAAGGAGTGAAAATACATGAGGGGGTAGGATGTTTAAAGGACTTGCAGTCGTTGACGCTTGTGGAGGCAAATCACCATGGTCTTGGTCTAATCAAGGAGCTAGGAAAGTTGAGGCAGTTGAGGATGTTGGGCATCTCAAATATACCCGCAGAACATGGGAGGGCTCTGTGTGCCTCCATAAAAAGTATGGATCACCTTAAAATTTTGGCTTTAAGCTCGATCAGTGAAGATGGAATTCTAAATTTACAATCCATTTCATCTCCGCCTCAATTTTTAGAGCACATCATTCTAAGGGGGCGGTTGGAGGAGTTGCCTAACTGGATTCCAAA TCAGGGCTATGATGGAGAAGAGCTGCATTTTGAGGAAGGTGGTTTCCGAAAACTCAAAAAGCTGACACTCAAAAAGTTGGACAGATTAAAGATGGTGAAAATAGACAAAGGAGCATTGCCCCTTCTTGAACAACTAGATATTGGACCATGCCCGAAGCTAAAGGAGGTACCCTCCGGAATCCAGCACCTGGAAAATCTCAAGACTTTGGACTTCTCTGAAGTGCCACAAAACTTTGTGTTGTGTATGCAACCAGATGGAGGCAAAGATTATTGGATAGTCATAAGGTACCTACCATCCGTTTCAGGTATAGGATTAAAGGAGAACGATATCAAATATACAAGCTTAGTGACTCAGATTTGTTGGAGCGTCTGCAAGGGTGAGTCTTGGAGGACCAACTGCCATGCAGTTTCACTGAAAGACAAGGTATGA